A part of Halogeometricum sp. S3BR5-2 genomic DNA contains:
- a CDS encoding HalOD1 output domain-containing protein, producing the protein MDETPDDAIVQRQLQTSAGEPAVQVAEIVAELEGTAADRLDPTYLHVGHILDHLFSNPPAPEAQVEITFTYEGYRITVGQSGRAQFVKV; encoded by the coding sequence ATGGATGAGACGCCGGACGATGCGATAGTTCAGCGACAGCTACAGACGAGCGCCGGGGAGCCGGCGGTGCAGGTGGCCGAAATCGTCGCGGAGTTAGAGGGAACCGCCGCGGACCGACTCGACCCGACGTACCTCCACGTCGGTCACATCCTCGACCATCTGTTCTCGAACCCGCCCGCCCCGGAGGCGCAAGTGGAGATAACGTTCACCTACGAGGGCTACCGCATCACGGTCGGACAGAGCGGGCGAGCGCAGTTCGTGAAGGTATAG
- a CDS encoding DUF402 domain-containing protein produces MSEGASASEPEAEPARVRVRGIYTTALTRLLLDAGHEVVQASDPIRDRFDAEFADGHHEVTAATTDDRQGVGVHGDADAVDSVTDRLSGVGIDAFVWTDPAPPGAVFDARVTETKGSGAVCSLGESEGFLPFRETDDRIEEGDAVRVQVRDPEPPWSDRRASLGTGVRADAGLATLVRGRDGVTVDTRDDAAGRELAGMTEFLSVDLPEGWGIEWSHAATRADMDALGAALERAADRAAAMDDALADAADPEPLRRLTAPGAGRWVWFGRESRFSLDEHRREVETTMPGHHRTKASCEAASAGVDFVEAMCQPSGEFPFGVVTRQFGPVEGDRVGIGHGKPDGRAFALGRGEVVEWDADGTLSVERSLSGGGVYDALGTPRESGDTALTKFREGRWWYPTVYRSADGDLKGTYVNVCTPVECFPDEVRYVDLHVDVIKHPDGTVERVDDDELDAAVEAGHVDENLAEKARSVASSLERALSK; encoded by the coding sequence ATGAGCGAGGGAGCGTCGGCGTCCGAACCGGAAGCCGAACCCGCGCGCGTTCGCGTCCGCGGCATCTACACCACGGCGCTGACGCGCCTCCTCCTCGACGCCGGCCACGAGGTGGTGCAGGCCTCGGACCCCATCCGCGACCGCTTCGACGCGGAGTTCGCCGACGGCCACCACGAGGTGACGGCGGCGACCACGGACGACCGGCAGGGCGTCGGCGTCCACGGCGACGCGGACGCCGTCGACTCGGTGACGGACCGCCTCTCCGGGGTGGGAATCGACGCGTTCGTCTGGACCGACCCCGCGCCGCCGGGCGCCGTCTTCGACGCCCGCGTGACGGAGACGAAGGGTTCCGGGGCGGTCTGTTCGCTCGGAGAATCCGAGGGGTTCCTCCCGTTCCGCGAGACCGACGACCGAATCGAGGAGGGCGACGCCGTCCGCGTGCAGGTCCGCGACCCGGAACCGCCGTGGAGCGACCGCCGGGCGTCGCTCGGCACCGGCGTGCGCGCCGACGCGGGACTCGCGACGCTGGTCCGCGGACGCGACGGCGTCACCGTCGACACCCGCGACGACGCCGCCGGGCGCGAACTCGCCGGCATGACGGAGTTCCTCTCCGTCGACCTCCCGGAAGGATGGGGTATCGAGTGGTCCCACGCGGCGACGAGGGCGGATATGGACGCCCTCGGCGCGGCCCTCGAACGCGCCGCCGACCGCGCCGCGGCGATGGACGACGCCCTCGCGGACGCGGCCGACCCGGAACCGCTCCGGCGACTCACCGCCCCCGGCGCGGGTCGGTGGGTCTGGTTCGGCCGCGAGTCGCGTTTCTCGCTGGACGAGCACCGGCGGGAGGTGGAGACGACGATGCCGGGGCACCACCGGACGAAGGCGTCCTGCGAGGCGGCCAGCGCCGGCGTGGACTTCGTGGAGGCGATGTGCCAACCGTCCGGAGAGTTCCCGTTCGGCGTGGTGACGCGGCAGTTCGGCCCCGTCGAGGGCGACAGGGTCGGCATCGGCCACGGAAAGCCGGACGGCCGGGCGTTCGCCCTCGGCCGCGGCGAGGTGGTCGAGTGGGACGCCGACGGAACGCTGTCGGTCGAGCGGTCCCTCTCCGGCGGCGGCGTCTACGACGCCCTCGGGACGCCGCGGGAGTCGGGCGACACCGCCCTCACGAAGTTCCGCGAGGGTCGGTGGTGGTATCCGACCGTCTACCGGAGCGCCGACGGCGACCTGAAGGGGACGTACGTGAACGTCTGCACGCCCGTCGAGTGCTTCCCCGACGAGGTGCGCTACGTCGACCTGCACGTCGACGTGATAAAACACCCCGACGGGACGGTCGAACGCGTCGACGACGACGAACTGGACGCGGCGGTCGAGGCGGGGCACGTCGACGAAAACCTCGCCGAGAAGGCCCGGTCGGTGGCGTCGAGTCTGGAGCGCGCGCTCTCGAAGTGA